A genomic window from Syntrophorhabdaceae bacterium includes:
- a CDS encoding IS1 family transposase, with protein sequence MNKLSTEKQEMVIKGLVEGASIRSIERMTGVHRDTIMRLMVKVGKNCERIMNESMRSLKCENIQVDEIWCFVGKKQRHLTIEDNEQEVGDQWVFVALDSDSKLIPSYRVGKRSYQNTLAFLNDLSERLDNRVQLSSDSFKAYTDAVDQSFGSNVDYGQIVKSYEAEPIGAGRYSPPHVVSAERMVISGNPWVRNISTSHVERQNLTMRMQMRRFTRLTNAFSKKLENLKAAVALHFAHYNFVRVHASLRMTPAMKAGITDHIWEVGELLI encoded by the coding sequence ATGAATAAGTTATCGACTGAAAAACAGGAAATGGTTATCAAGGGGTTGGTCGAGGGGGCTTCGATCCGATCTATTGAGCGAATGACCGGAGTTCATCGAGACACAATTATGCGCCTTATGGTCAAGGTCGGGAAAAACTGTGAAAGGATCATGAACGAATCCATGCGTAGCCTGAAGTGCGAAAATATCCAGGTCGATGAGATATGGTGCTTTGTGGGTAAGAAACAACGCCACCTTACAATTGAGGACAACGAACAAGAAGTTGGAGATCAGTGGGTGTTTGTCGCCCTTGACTCAGACAGCAAGCTGATACCGTCCTATAGGGTAGGAAAACGCTCATATCAGAACACCCTCGCGTTCCTCAATGATCTTTCTGAAAGGCTTGATAACCGCGTTCAATTAAGTAGCGATTCATTTAAAGCGTACACGGATGCCGTTGATCAGTCCTTTGGCTCAAATGTCGATTACGGCCAGATAGTAAAATCGTATGAAGCGGAACCGATTGGCGCGGGTAGGTATAGCCCTCCCCACGTTGTTAGCGCCGAGAGAATGGTTATATCGGGTAATCCGTGGGTGCGCAACATATCTACATCCCACGTGGAGCGTCAAAACCTCACGATGCGTATGCAGATGAGGCGGTTCACCCGCTTAACCAACGCCTTCAGTAAGAAGCTCGAAAACTTGAAAGCGGCGGTTGCTCTGCACTTCGCACATTATAACTTTGTGCGGGTTCATGCATCATTACGAATGACGCCCGCAATGAAGGCGGGTATTACGGATCATATTTGGGAGGTGGGGGAATTGCTAATTTAG
- a CDS encoding DUF3800 domain-containing protein, producing MKIYIDESGDLGWKFDLPFRHGGSSRNLALTLLFLPDIRDNKPRKIIAGLYSKYGWVKEKKASTASALQRIEFCELAIALLHKYPDIKIDVIIANKTNVQSHIREDGNKLYNYMCGLVVPDYVEQEPIVEWIPDKRSIKVTSGNSLADYLQIKLWFDCAYKTKIIDNPRESHIDYNLQFVDWISHCVWLHFEHSVSDPFDILQSHIRIRRLFF from the coding sequence ATGAAAATTTATATCGATGAAAGCGGTGATTTAGGATGGAAATTCGATCTTCCGTTTAGGCATGGAGGTTCAAGCCGAAATTTAGCCCTAACTCTGCTTTTCTTGCCCGACATTCGTGATAATAAGCCAAGAAAAATAATTGCGGGGCTTTATTCAAAGTATGGGTGGGTTAAAGAGAAAAAAGCCTCTACAGCGAGCGCGCTTCAAAGGATTGAATTTTGCGAACTTGCCATAGCCCTACTTCATAAATATCCCGATATAAAGATTGACGTAATAATAGCCAACAAAACTAACGTACAGAGCCATATAAGAGAAGATGGCAACAAACTATATAATTACATGTGTGGGCTCGTGGTCCCTGACTATGTTGAACAAGAACCTATCGTTGAATGGATTCCAGATAAAAGAAGTATAAAGGTTACCAGTGGAAATTCTCTTGCTGATTATCTACAGATTAAACTATGGTTTGATTGCGCATATAAAACGAAGATTATTGACAATCCGAGAGAGAGCCACATTGATTATAATCTGCAATTCGTAGACTGGATTTCCCACTGTGTTTGGTTACACTTTGAGCATTCTGTATCAGACCCATTTGACATTCTTCAGTCCCACATCAGAATAAGGCGATTATTCTTTTAG
- a CDS encoding BrnA antitoxin family protein, giving the protein MKPIQKIPQFKTEDEERKFWLSHDSTEYVDWKKTKKVTLANLKPSVKTISLRLPESMLEELKVLANKRDVPYQSLVKVFLSDRIDQELTGKRAHSKSLQRIGHKPASR; this is encoded by the coding sequence ATGAAACCTATACAGAAAATACCCCAATTTAAGACTGAGGATGAAGAAAGGAAGTTCTGGCTAAGCCACGATTCGACAGAATATGTTGATTGGAAGAAAACAAAAAAGGTCACTTTGGCTAATCTGAAACCCTCTGTTAAAACAATCTCTTTACGCCTTCCGGAGTCCATGCTTGAGGAATTGAAAGTGTTGGCCAACAAGCGCGATGTCCCATATCAGTCTCTTGTCAAGGTGTTCTTGTCTGATCGAATCGACCAGGAACTCACCGGTAAGCGAGCACACAGCAAATCTTTGCAGCGGATCGGCCATAAACCGGCATCTCGCTGA
- a CDS encoding DUF1330 domain-containing protein, with the protein MSVYMIIDSKIKDRDVYAQYIEQVAPIVAKYGGRYHVRGENVRALGTWKPERIIILEFPTEDHIMKWLASPEYKAIAPLREAGADTQAILVDGYPDQ; encoded by the coding sequence ATGTCCGTATACATGATCATTGATTCTAAGATAAAAGATCGCGACGTATACGCACAGTACATCGAACAGGTGGCACCCATCGTTGCGAAATATGGTGGACGGTATCACGTTCGCGGCGAGAACGTCCGAGCGCTTGGGACCTGGAAACCGGAGCGGATTATTATTCTTGAGTTCCCCACAGAAGACCATATCATGAAGTGGCTTGCTTCCCCGGAATATAAAGCAATTGCGCCTTTGCGGGAGGCCGGCGCGGACACTCAGGCCATTCTCGTAGATGGATACCCGGATCAATAA
- the der gene encoding ribosome biogenesis GTPase Der encodes MKRIVSIVGRPNVGKSTLFNRILGYKKAITEDTPGVTRDRNYSEFDYLRQAFVLIDTGGFEPSKEDGFSPLIELQIHKSIDESDMIIFVLDGKEGMLPEDRDVAKILRKSQKPVFYAINKVDSKKREQDLIDFYELGVEKFYPMSAQHGIGIDEMLEDMVKTARDQGETAGVEHEASEATLKIALVGKPNTGKSSITNRLLGADRMIVSVVPGTTRDAIDSQITFKERELLLIDTAGLRKKSKISMKVEEFSVSSAIKSIERADVVNLVIDAEEGPGHQDGSITNLIVSRGKGLCIIVNKWDLVAGAAKENEYKSMLQQRMPHASFAPVIFTSAKTGKNIDRILDADIKVYEQLTRKITTPLLNKAFEEFFARLAISFQQGKQVKVFYVSQAKTAPPTFILFSNFPKLIPEHYKRYLENSLREKFGFAGSPIRLVFKKK; translated from the coding sequence ATGAAACGAATTGTCAGCATAGTGGGAAGGCCCAACGTGGGCAAATCGACACTCTTCAATCGCATCCTTGGATACAAAAAGGCGATAACGGAAGATACGCCCGGGGTGACACGGGACCGCAATTACAGCGAATTTGACTATCTGAGACAGGCATTCGTGCTCATCGACACGGGCGGCTTTGAGCCCTCCAAAGAGGATGGCTTTTCGCCCCTCATAGAGCTTCAGATACATAAATCCATCGATGAATCGGACATGATCATCTTTGTCCTCGACGGAAAAGAGGGGATGCTCCCGGAAGATCGCGATGTGGCGAAAATCTTAAGAAAGAGCCAAAAGCCCGTTTTTTACGCCATCAACAAAGTTGACTCCAAGAAAAGGGAACAGGACCTGATCGATTTCTATGAACTGGGCGTGGAGAAATTCTACCCCATGAGCGCACAGCATGGTATAGGGATCGATGAGATGCTCGAAGACATGGTTAAAACGGCGCGGGACCAGGGCGAAACAGCCGGGGTAGAGCATGAAGCTTCCGAAGCTACGCTGAAGATCGCCCTTGTGGGCAAGCCGAACACGGGCAAATCTTCCATTACAAACAGGCTCCTCGGAGCTGACAGAATGATTGTCAGCGTGGTGCCCGGTACCACGAGAGATGCCATCGATTCGCAAATAACTTTCAAGGAAAGAGAGCTTTTGCTCATCGATACGGCAGGACTCCGCAAAAAGAGCAAGATCTCCATGAAAGTCGAGGAATTCTCTGTTTCGAGCGCCATCAAAAGCATTGAGAGGGCCGATGTTGTAAATCTCGTGATCGACGCAGAAGAGGGTCCAGGGCATCAGGACGGCAGCATCACTAATCTCATTGTTTCGCGGGGTAAGGGTCTTTGCATCATCGTCAATAAATGGGACCTGGTGGCCGGCGCCGCCAAGGAAAACGAGTATAAGAGTATGCTCCAACAGAGAATGCCCCATGCCTCGTTTGCGCCGGTCATCTTCACATCCGCCAAAACAGGCAAGAATATCGATAGAATTCTTGACGCCGACATCAAGGTTTACGAACAACTCACTCGAAAGATCACCACGCCCTTGCTCAATAAGGCTTTTGAAGAGTTCTTCGCCCGACTGGCAATCTCCTTCCAACAGGGAAAACAGGTTAAAGTTTTCTATGTGAGTCAGGCAAAGACCGCGCCCCCTACGTTTATCCTCTTTTCAAATTTTCCCAAGCTCATCCCGGAGCATTACAAACGGTACCTCGAAAACTCTCTTCGTGAAAAGTTCGGTTTTGCGGGCTCGCCCATAAGGCTTGTGTTCAAAAAGAAATAA
- a CDS encoding MFS transporter, whose amino-acid sequence MKKFDLKVLLILSLGHLVVDIYQGALPTILPFLKERLAISYAAAGIILMMANLTSSVLQPIFGYYSDRKTKAILLPVGLFCAGFGFSLLSLPIHYTFLLLFVALSGLGIASYHPEGYKTASFFTGEKPATGMSIFSVGGNIGFSLGPILAVCIITYLGFSWMPVIILPSLACTIIILAYRKAISIPVEEHAKVQASAHRAEPGTYLSLSLIIATVVVRSWTQMGLAAYIPFYYISHLKGDALFAGKLVSTYLICGAAGTLIGAPLADKWGHKFFLVISMALATITLPLIFVPFIERSYLIFVALGLQGMVLISTFSVTVVMAQKLLPHRLGIASGLMVGFAIGAGGIGVTLLGLVADRYGVPVALKSITVLPFIGFLLSLFLKYKE is encoded by the coding sequence ATGAAGAAGTTTGACCTGAAAGTCCTTTTGATCCTTTCCCTGGGTCATCTTGTCGTAGATATCTATCAGGGGGCGCTGCCTACCATACTGCCCTTTCTCAAGGAGAGGCTCGCCATCTCCTACGCCGCGGCCGGTATTATCCTCATGATGGCCAACCTCACATCCTCAGTGCTTCAACCCATTTTCGGGTATTACTCCGACAGAAAGACAAAGGCCATATTGCTTCCCGTGGGTCTATTCTGCGCGGGATTCGGATTCTCGCTTCTTTCCCTTCCCATACACTATACGTTTCTGCTCCTTTTTGTAGCGTTAAGCGGCCTCGGTATTGCCTCCTATCATCCAGAAGGATACAAGACGGCCTCCTTTTTCACTGGTGAAAAACCTGCCACCGGCATGTCCATATTCTCCGTTGGAGGAAACATCGGGTTTTCGCTCGGCCCTATTCTCGCGGTTTGCATCATCACGTATCTGGGATTCTCATGGATGCCTGTCATTATTTTGCCATCGCTTGCCTGTACGATTATCATCCTCGCATACAGGAAGGCAATCAGCATCCCCGTTGAGGAGCATGCTAAGGTCCAAGCCTCGGCGCATAGGGCGGAGCCCGGCACCTATCTGTCGCTCTCCCTCATTATCGCCACGGTTGTCGTAAGGTCCTGGACGCAAATGGGTCTTGCCGCTTACATCCCTTTCTATTACATCAGCCATCTGAAGGGCGATGCCCTGTTTGCGGGCAAACTCGTTTCCACCTATCTCATCTGTGGAGCGGCCGGCACACTGATCGGCGCACCTCTCGCCGACAAATGGGGGCACAAATTTTTTCTAGTCATCTCCATGGCGCTCGCCACGATCACGCTGCCTCTTATCTTTGTGCCGTTTATTGAACGGAGTTATCTTATCTTTGTGGCGCTCGGCTTGCAGGGAATGGTACTCATCTCGACCTTTTCTGTAACTGTGGTCATGGCCCAGAAACTGCTTCCCCACAGGCTCGGCATCGCATCCGGTCTTATGGTCGGTTTCGCCATCGGGGCGGGCGGTATCGGGGTTACCCTTCTTGGCCTGGTGGCCGATCGTTATGGGGTGCCGGTCGCGCTGAAATCAATTACCGTCCTGCCTTTTATAGGCTTTCTATTGAGCCTCTTTCTCAAGTATAAAGAGTAG
- a CDS encoding CoA pyrophosphatase, with translation MHQAKVVECPRTILAGVVIPIYEYDNEVFFLLTKRTETVRFHKGEVSFPGGMYEENDLNTMKTALRECCEEIGVKRHDVEIIGRLDDVYTLTGFVIAPYVGIIPYPYEFHPNRQEVDYIINLPYTYLKQAKPEYEMAGYNGVSESVAAIRFNGDRIWGATYRILSQFKRIVENEEV, from the coding sequence ATGCATCAGGCGAAAGTCGTTGAATGTCCCAGGACAATCCTGGCGGGGGTTGTGATCCCCATATACGAATACGATAATGAAGTATTCTTCCTTCTCACCAAGAGGACAGAAACAGTGAGATTTCACAAGGGCGAGGTCTCCTTCCCCGGCGGCATGTACGAAGAAAATGATCTGAATACTATGAAAACGGCGCTTCGTGAGTGCTGTGAAGAGATAGGGGTAAAACGGCACGACGTCGAAATCATCGGCAGGCTTGACGATGTTTACACGTTAACCGGCTTCGTAATCGCGCCCTATGTGGGGATTATACCCTACCCTTACGAGTTTCACCCGAACCGGCAGGAAGTTGACTATATCATAAATCTCCCTTATACCTATCTTAAACAGGCGAAACCCGAATATGAGATGGCAGGCTACAATGGTGTGAGCGAAAGTGTAGCCGCTATCCGATTTAATGGCGACAGGATATGGGGGGCAACCTACAGAATACTCTCTCAGTTCAAGAGAATCGTGGAAAATGAAGAAGTTTGA